In the genome of Arthrobacter alpinus, the window CCGAGGACTGCGTGATGGTGACGTCGTTGAGCACGCCAAGTCCGGAGATCACGAGCCCGCACAGGATCATCCCGGACAGTGACATCCCGTTGGTCATATTGGCCAGCTGATACGCGTTGTGGCCCGTGGTTCCGGTGAGCGCGGCGGCATCCACCGACCACGCCGCCAGACCTGCCGTCACGCCCAAGCCAAACAAGGTCCCCAGTAGCGCCGTCGAGGTGCGCACGGAAAAGCCGTGGGCAAAATACAGCACGCCGAACATGATCGCCGAGGATCCAACCAGGGCGATCATGAGCGGAGGCTGTCCCTGAGCCAGTGCGGGCAGGATGAACCATGCCAGGACCGCAAAGGCGCCGCCAAGGCCCACCATGGCGCGCAAGCCGCGCCATCTGGCCACGGCCACAACAACCACGGCGTACAACAACGCCAGGACGCCCATGGGGAACGTGCGAACGAAATCCATGAATACGTATTTGGCGCCAGTGTTGTCGGCGCCGGTGACGCCCGCAAGCTTGGACAGGTCGAGGTAGCTGATGGTATCGCCGGCCCGGACGGGGCGGGAGGCCTCAATGTCGGGGCTGACCACCACCGGAACATCGGCACCGCCCTCAACCGCGGTGTAGGCAATAAAACAACTGGTTCCGGCCACGCCGCCTGCATTGAGCGAACAATCCTCGGAGGCGGTGCGCTGCACACTCCCCGTCACGATGCTGGCGCCCGGAGCCGCGGAATACGGGTTCGCCGCAGCAGCCTTGCCTGAATCGGCAGAGGGCCACATGACCGCCATGGCCACCACTGTCAAGACTGCCAGTGGCACAAGAATCCAGCTCAGCAACACCACAGCCCGACGCCGCAAAGCCTTGCGACGCCGCAGCTCCGGCCGAGTCAACGGCGTGTCTTCACCGTGCGAATGTGAATGTCCCATGGGCTGAATCCAGTCCTTCGGTTATGTTCGTTGGCGGCAAGGGTGGCGGCCCACCATTTTTCCGGCTGGGCCCACAAGCGCGAGGGCCCCGCTGCGAGCTTGCGAGTAGTGGGAGCGCTTGGGGACTATCCGACGCGTCGGCCGCGGGCGGCCTTTGGCGTCTCCTTTATGTCGCCTACAAAAAATGCCGGCTCCGCCACCTGTACGTTGAAAGGCGACGGAGCCCGGGTTTCCAATAAGCGCGATCACCAGAGGGCAGCACCACCGACGGGCGGGCTGGGCTCCCGGAGCGGGGATGGATTTTCAAGGTCGCCCAGCGACCGAGGAAATCTTACTGCCCGCGAGGGAGTCCAGCCCGCCTGCACCCGTCGGATAATCGCCGGAGATGAGTCCGGCGGCGACCGGTGATGCTACTCCCCGACGACGAGGGTTTCGGCGCCGCGGACCTTGGCCGCACCCACGGAAATCATGGGGTTGACCACGGCCGCGAGGGCTTCCATGGAGTCGTCGAGTTCCAACAGCACGGGGTACTGGTGGGTGATGAGGGCGAGGAGGTCGTAGACGGCCTGAACGGCGACATCGTTTTCCAGCGTTGGTTCCACGCCAAGGAACACCTCGGAGGCGCTGGCGGGGATGTCCTCGTTGGTGTCGATGCTGCCCTGCGAGTAGCTCAGGGCGAACGCCTGGATCTTGCCCTTCTTGCTGGGAGCCACGGTTGCGCCAAAGGCGCTTTCCGGCTCGGCCCGCAGGACAAGGGCACCGTGGGCGCCTGTGAGATCGTCCAGGAACATGCGTTGCACAACGCCGGCGCTCAGCGTTCCTGTGGGATCCCACTGGTTGACGGACTCGTAGTAGCGGCCCACAACATCGGTTAGTTCAACCGAGCCGGTGGCCAGATCCTGGACCCGTGCCGTGGCTTCTTCCTCGGTGCCTTCCCCGAAAACGGGCAGCTTGAGAGCGCCGGGGCCAACCTCAATCACGCGGTTGCGCTGCAGCACAGCCAACCCCATGGCTTCGGCGAATGCCGCGCCCGAGGTGCCGGGGGCAACCTTGGTGCGCAGCGCCGTCGTGCTTACAAGTCCCGAGGCAAGGGCTCCGTCAGCTTCGCGGCGAAGCATGGTCAGCAAGGTGGCGCCAACGCCTGCGCGCCGATGATCCTTGGCAACCTCAACGAAAACCCAGAGCCGGTTCGGGTGCAGCTTGGTGGAGTACACCACGCCGGCCGCGACCGGGATGCCCTGGTCCTCGGCCACAATGG includes:
- a CDS encoding YibE/F family protein encodes the protein MGHSHSHGEDTPLTRPELRRRKALRRRAVVLLSWILVPLAVLTVVAMAVMWPSADSGKAAAANPYSAAPGASIVTGSVQRTASEDCSLNAGGVAGTSCFIAYTAVEGGADVPVVVSPDIEASRPVRAGDTISYLDLSKLAGVTGADNTGAKYVFMDFVRTFPMGVLALLYAVVVVAVARWRGLRAMVGLGGAFAVLAWFILPALAQGQPPLMIALVGSSAIMFGVLYFAHGFSVRTSTALLGTLFGLGVTAGLAAWSVDAAALTGTTGHNAYQLANMTNGMSLSGMILCGLVISGLGVLNDVTITQSSAVWELHELAPHTSARELFSSAMRIGRDHIASTVYTIAFAYAGSALPVLLMVSLFQQPLLTALTGAELAEEIVHILVGSIGLVLAIPVTTAVAVAVVKATGKSPSAQPVHSEAPDSKVLDPA
- a CDS encoding GNAT family N-acetyltransferase produces the protein MAELTYRPWQDGDDLILLEIWGDAESAPGGHFRAALTPAQDANPWRRTIVAEDQGIPVAAGVVYSTKLHPNRLWVFVEVAKDHRRAGVGATLLTMLRREADGALASGLVSTTALRTKVAPGTSGAAFAEAMGLAVLQRNRVIEVGPGALKLPVFGEGTEEEATARVQDLATGSVELTDVVGRYYESVNQWDPTGTLSAGVVQRMFLDDLTGAHGALVLRAEPESAFGATVAPSKKGKIQAFALSYSQGSIDTNEDIPASASEVFLGVEPTLENDVAVQAVYDLLALITHQYPVLLELDDSMEALAAVVNPMISVGAAKVRGAETLVVGE